In one window of Helianthus annuus cultivar XRQ/B chromosome 17, HanXRQr2.0-SUNRISE, whole genome shotgun sequence DNA:
- the LOC110922709 gene encoding telomere repeat-binding factor 4: MRGAGGRIFRRITVSTLKDKWRNMNGGGCVSGGRSKASTSRPPVKRIDRKYKYNTMIYESLRYIEDPNGTDVDTMINFLESKYELHSNFRKSFIAALEALEVKGYLKKVNDRYKVKKGRSSGAKTSRQEDVRTNTVDTREHPASVAIRVALAETYEYKVTKLCEDKNKLEELLDESVAMLMLAEGLYEQCKKYGSVTYSAV, from the exons ATGCGCGGCGCCGGTGGAAGAATATTCAGACGGATCACCGTTTCTACTCTCAAG GACAAATGGCGAAATATGAATGGAGGTGGTTGTGTGTCTGGCGGCAGAAGCAAAGCTAGTACTTCTCGCCCGCCGGTTAAGAGAATAGACCGAAA GTACAAGTACAATACAATGATTTACGAGTCTCTCAGATACATTGAAGATCCCAATGGAACTGATGTCGATACGATGATTAACTTTCTTGAG TCAAAGTATGAGCTACACAGTAACTTTAGAAAATCATTTATTGCAGCGCTTGAAGCACTTGAGGTGAAAGGATACCTTAAGAAG GTGAATGACCGCTACAAGGTGAAGAAGGGTAGGTCTTCGGGTGCTAAAACATCCCGAcaagaggatgttaggacaaaTACTGTTGATACTCGAGAACATCCTGCAAGTGTTGCCATTAGGGTGGCGTTAGCTGAAACCTATGAATACAAGGTAACCAAACTTTGTGAAGATAAAAATAAGCTTGAAGAGCTGCTGGATGAAAGCGTAGCAATGTTAATGCTTGCGGAAGGACTCTATGAACAAT GCAAAAAATACGGATCGGTTACTTATAGTGCTGTTTAA
- the LOC110922708 gene encoding replication protein A 70 kDa DNA-binding subunit A produces MAVRLTAGAISAICSGNWQTTDAKPVIQVLDVRQVQVQTVSAEKEKYRVRISDGLFHQQGMLATQLNDLVKTQQIQRGSVVQLNQFVANTIRDRMIIIILNVDVILQSCDIIGDAKPFLSTPGSDPSTLRSPAPMQSNNQPTATMGGPQNFMGSVPRPNLALSSPNYPPRQEHNAGVQSYAMSHAPTMLSRPPANSYMRPVQPVQPTHNQPPPMYMNRGPTARNEAPPRIIPIAALNPYQGRWTIKARVTAKAELRHYNNAKGDGKVFSFDLLDSDGGEIRTTCFNAVADQFYDQVEVGKVYFISKGNIKPAQKAFNHLKNDHEITLDHMSTIQPCLDDDRSIPQQQYHFRSIAEIENVENNTILDIIGVVYSIKPSVSITRKNNTETLKRSLGLKDMSGRSVELTLWGNFCNQEGQSLQNICDSGTYPVLAVKSARVGEFNGKNVGTISTSQLCIEPDFPEAHELKTWYESVGKNTPSVPLSHDTIGRTDVRKVISQIKDEKLGTNEKPDWITVSATITFIKVDNFYYTACPLMLGERKCSKKVVNNGDGKWQCDRCDRAVDECDYRYILQLNIQDQTGFTWATAFQETGEDIMGISAKELYDIKEQDDERFAEIIRSVQYEKYNFKLKVKEESFGDEQRVKSTVSKVEKIKFSSDTSFLLDLIKKEDLKFETPIGASAPLNSVVTARGIGQQAGLPASSTGQFGNHYQQSSLPASQMGQYGNQYGGSRHGVSCNSCGGVGHSSMNCPSAVNGSSGRFNSMSSTGGNSSNCYKCHQPGHWAKDCPGVNNVSTVYGGGNVAPGRYGSASGQYVGGY; encoded by the exons ATGGCGGTGAGACTAACGGCAGGCGCAATATCGGCGATATGTAGCGGAAATTGGCAAACGACGGACGCGAAACCGGTGATTCAGGTGTTGGATGTTCGGCAAGTTCAGGTGCAAACTGTTTCCGCAGAGAAGGAAAAGTACAGAGTTCGGATATCTGACGGATTGTTTCATCAGCAAGGGATGCTTGCTACTCAACTCAACGATTTGGTTAAAACTCAGCAGATACAGAGAGGCTCTGTTGTTCAATTGAACCAGTTTGTCGCGAATACGATCCGTGACCGCAT GATTATTATAATCCTTAATGTTGATGTGATTCTGCAAAGTTGTGATATTATCGGTGATGCGAAACCATTCTTATCTACTCCTGGCAGTGACCCATCTACATTAAGGTCTCCTGCACCTATGCAGTCTAACAATCAACCAACCGCAACTATGGGTGGGCCGCAGAACTTCATGGGCTCTGTTCCACGGCCGAATCTTGCTCTAAGTTCTCCAAATTATCCACCTCGACAGGAACATAATGCAGGTGTACAATCTTATGCTATGTCACATGCACCTACAATGCTTTCACGCCCACCTGCAAACAGTTACATGCGTCCAGTTCAACCCGTTCAACCCACACATAATCAGCCTCCTCCAATGTATATGAACAGAGGGCCCACAGCAAGAAACGAGGCGCCACCTAGGATTATCCCCATTGCTGCTTTGAACCCGTATCAAGGTAGGTGGACTATCAAGGCCCGCGTGACTGCAAAAGCCGAACTTAGACATTACAACAATGCAAAAGGAGATGGCAAAGTTTTCTCTTTCGATCTTCTCGACTCCGATGGTGGTGAAATAAGAACAACATGCTTTAATGCTGTAGCCGACCAGTTTTATGACCAAGTTGAAGTTGGTAAAGTTTATTTCATTTCGAAAGGTAACATTAAACCGGCTCAAAAAGCTTtcaatcatttgaaaaacgaccACGAAATTACACTGGATCATATGTCAACAATACAGCCGTGTTTAGATGATGACCGGTCAATTCCGCAACAACAATATCATTTCCGTTCTATTGCAGAAATTGAAAACGTGGAGAACAATACTATTTTGGATATCATCGGTGTGGTTTATAGCATAAAACCTTCGGTATCCATAACAAGAAAAAACAACACTGAAACGTTAAAGAGAAGCCTAGGTTTGAAGGACATGTCTGGAAGAAGCGTTGAGTTGACTTTATGGGGTAACTTTTGTAATCAAGAAGGTCAGAGTCTTCAAAACATTTGTGATTCCGGAACATACCCTGTTTTGGCTGTGAAATCCGCTAGAGTCGGTGAGTTTAACGGTAAAAACGTTGGGACCATATCTACAAGCCAGTTATGCATAGAACCGGATTTTCCAGAGGCCCATGAGCTCAAAACATGGTACGAGAGTGTCGGAAAAAACACTCCATCGGTTCCTTTATCGCATGATACTATAGGCCGAACCGATGTACGGAAAGTTATTTCCCAAATTAAAGATGAGAAACTCGGGACAAATGAGAAGCCGGATTGGATCACAGTCAGCGCCACTATAACGTTTATAAAAGTTGACAACTTTTATTACACAGCATGTCCGCTCATGTTGGGTGAACGAAAATGCAGTAAAAAAGTTGTAAATAATGGTGATGGAAAATGGCAGTGTGACAGATGTGATCGGGCGGTTGACGAATGCGACTACCGATATATACTTCAGTTAAATATACAAGACCAGACTGGTTTTACATGGGCAACTGCGTTTCAAGAAACCGGTGAGGACATAATGGGAATTTCTGCCAAAGAGTTGTATGACATAAAAGAGCAAGACGATGAGAGATTTGCAGAAATTATTAGGAGTGTTCAGTATGAGAAGTATAACTTCAAGTTAAAGGTGAAAGAAGAGAGCTTCGGTGATGAACAGCGTGTGAAGTCAACTGTTTCGAAAGTCGAGAAGATAAAATTTTCGTCAGACACCAGCTTTCTTCTGGATTTGATTAAAAAGGAGGACCTGAAGTTTGAAACCCCAATTGGTGCATCAGCACCTTTGAACAGTGTTGTTACTGCTAGAGGCATTGGTCAACAAGCCGGTTTACCAGCAAGTTCAACCGGTCAATTTGGGAATCATTATCAACAAAGCAGTTTACCAGCAAGTCAAATGGGTCAATATGGGAATCAATATGGTGGTTCTAGGCATGGTGTTAGCTGCAACAGCTGTGGTGGTGTGGGTCATAGCTCGATGAACTGTCCAAGTGCGGTAAATGGTTCGAGTGGAAGATTTAACAGTATGTCATCTACAGGTGGAAACAGTTCGAATTGTTATAAATGTCATCAACCGGGACATTGGGCTAAAGATTGTCCTGGTGTGAATAATGTTTCTACAGTCTATGGTGGTGGAAATGTGGCACCGGGACGATATGGGAGTGCGTCTGGTCAATATGTTGGTGGTTATTGA